Proteins from a genomic interval of Quercus robur chromosome 9, dhQueRobu3.1, whole genome shotgun sequence:
- the LOC126699746 gene encoding uncharacterized protein LOC126699746, which translates to MDSEVIERLQSISLTETEGKAIALNPSRRTQTLDNCFLSLVGRFLMMRDVNHRAAKNLLRSAWKLGNDLQIVDVGEGLYLFRFKLQSQLQWVQDSGPWSFDNHLLVTRRWEIGMAAHNIAFTHVPLWVQVWGLPFDLMTEETARDIESVLGTVLMVDSKPFESDQARFLRIRISIPLNQPLRRGSPVTNPEGDRFVVAFKYERLVSLCYACGHLGHEKKNCTLYDPNPEQQPNPYGEWMKAGARRRGDPADNKTTSPPHRWDDSASEPEPTRQPAQSRGSAVVSATVTSQVTSPTLEPVYPQVTSPTSEPVYPLGKVNLTAKQDRMENMVTKKYEVPTKSTSTIPEPIPTTPQLCMKPPATCQVSEHLTDPLPITEAPTDMHGGEGSMSCEHAGHVETKRSITEMRKLCYDLNFQAVMAVPSDGQSGGLGLFWKAECDLHIQTFSPNHIDAHIRSIDKPPWRITGFYGRPEGHRKHESWRILRHLHARASLPWVCIGDFNEILHSFEKNGGTPKPLAPMLAFKETLLHCGLEDLGYLGYPFTWCNGRPGDAFVEVRLDQACASSEWQSVFPSAKVAHMQVSYSDHDPLMLNTQCFAQQGQTRRKRLHRFEEHWVTHEGCEEVIRDAWSYQPPNGSPMFKLFEKIKHCRMKLVAWSRVVFGNAKIRIEEKQDALTAMANTGYGNNLAQINRLWEEINTLLHQEEVFWRQRSRAIWLPTGDKNTKFFHKRASQRRRKNQIEGLMDREGVWRTGEQNVGEIAEEYFKNIFATSNPSNVDRVLDMVDEVVTEEMNQSLLKPFVGEEVRLALFQMHPSKSPGPDGMSPFFFQKYWHVVGGDVTEAVLSILNSGHILTKMNFTHILLIPKKKDPQSMSDYRPISLSNVVNVLTVCQSRSMDSLEGNIISHPSVLHYFSCFPPFIVTSYSPPSVHKEEGEDSQEKEGRSYGSLMIQRLTGSEEGRIDHMLQKVLKFMIVSCCDGNDSQSYNEKDMPLSTPGLTLEMLIENDGSGLVVLCSRVAVG; encoded by the exons ATGGATTCCGAGGTCATCGAGAGACTCCAAAGTATCTCACTCACTGAGACAGAGGGCAAGGCGATTGCTCTGAATCCCAGCCGCAGAACACAGACACTGGACAACTGCTTTCTCAGCCTTGTTGGTCGCTTTCTTATGATGAGAGACGTCAACCATAGGGCGGCGAAGAACCTGCTGCGCTCCGCATGGAAACTCGGTAACGATCTCCAGATTGTTGACGTGGGTGAGGGATTATACCTATTCCGCTTTAAACTTCAAAGCCAGCTCCAGTGGGTGCAGGATAGCGGCCCTTGGAGTTTCGATAATCACCTTCTGGTGACGCGGAGATGGGAAATCGGTATGGCGGCGCATAACATTGCTTTCACGCATGTCCCACTATGGGTCCAAGTCTGGGGTTTACCCTTCGATCTCATGACAGAAGAAACTGCTAGGGACATCGAGTCAGTACTTGGGACCGTGCTTATGGTGGATAGCAAGCCGTTTGAGTCTGATCAAGCAAGGTTCCTACGCATTCGTATTAGCATTCCCCTCAACCAACCGCTCCGGCGAGGAAGTCCGGTTACTAACCCAGAAGGTGACAGATTTGTGGTGGCATTCAAATACGAAAGATTGGTGAGCCTTTGTTACGCATGTGGTCACTTGGGCCATGAGAAGAAAAACTGCACCTTGTATGACCCCAACCCGGAACAACAACCCAACCCGTATGGTGAGTGGATGAAAGCCGGTGCAAGACGTCGTGGGGACCCCGCTGATAATAAGACGACTAGTCCACCACATCGATGGGATGACTCAGCAAGTGAACCTGAACCAACTAGGCAGCCAGCACAATCTCGGGGCTCAGCCGTAGTCTCAGCTACGGTTACATCACAGGTCACGTCGCCAACTTTGGAACCTGTGTACCCACAGGTCACATCGCCGACTTCGGAACCTGTGTACCCACTTGGAAAGGTGAACCTGACAGCAAAACAAGATCGTATGGAGAATATGGTAACCAAAAAATACGAGGTTCCTACCAAGTCTACGTCCACGATCCCGGAGCCTATCCCTACCACTCCACAGTTATGTATGAAACCTCCCGCTACATGTCAAGTGTCTGAGCACCTCACTGACCCATTACCCATTACCGAAGCACCAACGGACATGCATGGTGGGGAAGGAAGCATGAGTTGTGAACATGCAGGTCACGTGG aaacAAAGCGGTCTATCACTGAAatgcgtaaactctgctatgacCTGAATTTTCAAGCAGTCATGGCTGTTCCGAGTGATGGCCAAAGTGGGGGTTTGGGCTTATTTTGGAAGGCTGAGTGTGACCTTCATATTCAGACGTTCTCTCCTAACCATATCGATGCGCACATCAGGTCTATCGATAAACCACCTTGGAGGATAACGGGCTTCTATGGGCGACCAGAAGGGCACCGAAAGCATGAATCATGGAGAATCCTTAGACACCTTCATGCAAGAGCTTCCTTGCCATGGGTTTGCATAGGTGACTTCAACGAAATACTTCACTCTTTTGAGAAGAACGGAGGTACCCCAAAACCCTTAGCGCCTATGTTGGCTTTCAAAGAAACCTTGTTGCACTGTGGGCTGGAAGACCTAGGGTACCTTGGGTACCCTTTCACTTGGTGTAATGGTAGACCCGGTGACGCCTTTGTTGAAGTAAGATTGGATCAAGCATGCGCATCGTCGGAGTGGCAGAGCGTGTTCCCATCGGCAAAAGTAGCTCACATGCAGGTATCTTACTCTGATCATGACCCTCTGATGCTAAATACTCAATGCTTTGCTCAACAGGGACAGACTAGGCGTAAGCGCCTCCATCGTTTTGAGGAACATTGGGTGACACACGAGGGATGTGAGGAGGTGATCAGGGATGCATGGAGCTACCAACCACCCAATGGAAGCCCTATGTTCAAGCTCTTCGAGAAGATTAAGCATTGCAGAATGAAACTGGTGGCATGGAGCCGTGTGGTGTTTGGCAATGCTAAAATTCGGATTGAGGAAAAACAAGATGCACTCACGGCTATGGCCAACACCGGATACGGAAACAACCTGGCACAAATTAACAGACTATGGGAGGAAATAAATACTTTGCTACACCAGGAAGAAGTGTTTTGGAGACAGCGTTCTAGAGCAATATGGCTCCCTACAGGCGACAAGAACACAAAGTTTTTCCATAAACGGGCCAGCCAGCGCCGAAGAAAAAACCAGATAGAGGGGTTGATGGATAGAGAAGGGGTTTGGAGGACGGGTGAGCAGAACGTGGGTGAGATAGCTGAGGagtatttcaaaaatatctTTGCTACGTCAAACCCAAGTAATGTCGATAGGGTTCTGGACATGGTAGACGAGGTAGTGACGGAAGAGATGAACCAATCCCTTCTCAAACCGTTTGTGGGTGAAGAGGTTCGGCTAGCCCTGTTCCAAATGCACCCGTCGAAGTCGCCGGGACCAGACGGCATGTCGCCTTTTTTCTTTCAGAAATATTGGCATGTGGTTGGAGGGGATGTCACAGAGGCAGTTCTTTCTATCTTAAACTCAGGCCATATCTTAACCAAGATGAACTTCACCCATATTTTACTCATACCAAAGAAAAAGGACCCCCAATCTATGTCGGACTATCGCCCTATTAGCCTGAGCAATGTG GTCAATGTACTCACAGTTTGCCAATCCAGAAGCATGGATAGCCTTGAAGGTAACATAATCTCTCACCCTTCTGTTTTGCATTACTTTTCCTGTTTCCCCCCTTTCATTGTCACTTCATATTCTCCTCCTTCTGTTCATAAAG AAGAGGGAGAGGATTCCCAAGAAAAAGAGGGGAGATCATATGGTTCTCTTATGATTCAGAGATTAACTGGAAGTGAAGAAGGACGGATTGATCACATGCTTCAA AAAGTCCTGAAATTTATGATTGTGTCATGCTGCGATGGGAATGATAGTCAAAGTTACAATGAAAAGGATATGCCATTGTCCACACCAGGGCTCACCCTTGAAATGTTGATTGAGAATGATGGGAGTGGGTTAGTTGTGCTATGTAGCAGAGTAGCAGTTGGTTAA